The sequence CCTGACAACTGAACTCCACTCATTGAAAATCAATGGAAAAGTACTATGTGAACCTTGACTGTTCGTGGAAATTCATGTACTTGTGATAATTTACAAATATAAAGCCAGTTTACCCCAGCTGAGACAAGTAGTCCATGACACCACTCTCCTTCAGGTAGTATGTGACCACTCCACTGCCCGGTGACAGACTGGTTTTTATGTATGGCTTCACATTCAGGCCACACTCTATCGCTTTTTTGGCCAGGAGTCCTGCAAGAAAAGCTTTTTTAATAACAGTGTTATGTAACAGCTAACGCTTCCTGATATTCCATGAGGGCAGGAATACACACCAGCTCCAAGCATGACAGATGGGTTGCTGGTGTTGGTGCAGCTGGTGATGGCAGCGATCACCACTGAGCCGTGGCTGAGCTGATAATTATTCCCATTGAACTCAAAGGGAACCACAGTGCTGTGACGCTCTGGGGCCACCTGGAAACCCTTGAAACCTtgctaaaaatgtcaaaaacaaaatgaaattcaTTTTTGAGGTGAGTCACAAACACAATCTAAATTCTCAACAGAATACACCTTGACTTTGCAAAAAGCTGCTGCGgttttcaggtgtgtgtttcaaCCCACCTTTGCTCCTAAGCATGTTTCAAAGTCTTTCTTCATTTCAGAAACTGGAATTCTGTCCTGGGGTCTTTTTGGGCCACTGCAGCAGGGGACAACGTTACTCAGATCCAGTTCTACAACCTGACAAAGAAGAAGAGACAGTGATGAAGCAGTGCTCTATTGTATATTTCTATACATGTACTTGCCTGTCTGCTTTGTATCCCTTCATTTCAACTTACGTTTGTGCTTGTTAATAGGCTGATAAGTCATGAACAACACTACAAATGTGTTTCAACACTAACCTGAGTAAAATCTGGATCCTGAGAGACTTCATTGTAGTCTCTGAACATGGACACTGATTTCAGGTACTTTGTGATGTAGGCCAGCTTTTCTGCTTCACGtcctgaataaaaaaaacattacacatttagaaaataatcaCAGAGACCTAGGACTGTTGAATGGAATCtggaaggtgattttttttttttaacttctgccTGTTGCTGATGTAGAAAAAAGTAAACAAGTGTAAAATCCTCTGCACACAAACATCTAcagtaaaaatgtgttaaattccTGGACATACACAGACATGTCTTTGATGTTATGTGTCATATTTCACTCACCAGTTTGTTCAAGGTACTGAATGCTGACCTCATCCACGGGGAAGAAGGCTGCTGTGGCTCCGTATTCTGGACACATGTTGGCGATGGTGGCTCTGTCAGCTATGGACAACTGAGCCACACCTGGACCAAAGAACTCCACAAACTTCCCCACCACTCCCACTTGACGGAGGTGCTGAGGAGGGGGATATAAGTAAGTATATATTTATGACCTGCATTCAAGTATCACACAGTGCAGACATGCCTTGTATAAATTTATGCCCGCAAAGAATTCCTAAAAAGCACCAGTCACTTGCCCAAATTACCTTTGTAACAGTGAGTACAATGTCAGTGGAGGTAATGAGTTTGTCTGGTGTCCCGTACAGCTTGTATCCAACCACCTCAGGCAGGACCATGCTGATTGGCTGCCCCAGCATGACAGCCTCCGCCTCAATTCCACCCACACCTGCAGGTTTCACCATATTTATTACTCAGAAATTGAGGTTAACGTGAATTTTTGATAATTcttaaaatgtcaaaataatacaaaaacaatgTTGTATTGCTGTTAATAGTTACACTAATGGTTTATATATAGATGATGAAATATAAGTAAAATATATAGTATGGAAGTCCCCAGTTCATACACATTTTCCATATCTTTCCAGGCTGAAAATTCCAGACTTCCAGTAGATGTTTAAAACCACATTTAACATTAAAGCATTAATAGTTTGATGTTTATTGTTTAAATATATCTTAACCTTATCTGACTATTTGGTACATTGGGGGTTCTAGCTTGTTGTAGTTGGCCTTGGTCTCATCTTATGATGGACAGTGATATATGGAATGAATTTACACAATGTCTGCATCTGCATTTCTTTTCTCATTTGGAATCCGTAGGGAAAGAGGTGTATGTCCATTGTGATACCACATTTCTTGGCTTATTACAATGGGGGGGCAatggggtattatttttggtttggtttgtttctttgttaacactggAGCagcacagcaaaactattggttgaattcataccaaattgggtttatagattgccagtgactcagataaatctcattacattttgagaaaggtaggtcaaagttcaaatttttaatgactttttaaaatctattttttcctcatttacttatgatgggtgaaatttcacatctataaaacatcagttttgttttgatttacttcaaacttggcacatacctgtatatagaggcaattgttaggctgacatcagcacgtgcatagacatgatgacatcagctggatcaatgccaaaacaagctacaatacatgcaaggggcagggtttgttgtgccttgcaCCAATTGTTTTTACTAACATCAAGCACCTCCAAACTCATTTAGGCTACGCTGCCTGTCTGCTGCAAATGCCAGGAAAAACACTTGCTTGTATgatatttttttgtattctagGAAACAGAATAAGGACAACAGTCTAGGAAATGATCTTtacttccttcttttcttttttccatgaTTATTCGGATCACTATACATCATAGGAACCTCAAAGTAACTTAATCATTATTTAACACATAACTAACAGCTTAATATGAAAAGTAAACAGGTGAACTAAGTAAGTCCTCTATAATGGTATATTCTGCCATAGTCTATCATTAATCAATCCTCTATGGTCCAGATTCAATGGCTTACCCCACCCCAGGACACCCAGGCCATCAATCATGGTGGTGTGGGAGTCGGTGCCCACCAGACTGTCGGGGTAGAAGAATCCATCATGTTTGAACACCACACGGGCCAGATACTCCAGGTTGACCTGGTGAACGATTCCTGAACCAGGAGGAATGATGCGCATGTTTCTGAACGCTTTGGAGCCCCACTAGTGAAGACGGAGACAATACATAGCAAATGCCCTAAAAGATTGAATACTATATATTTACGCTGGGTATGTTTACAGCTCATACCTTTAAAAACTGAAATCTCTCTCTGTTGCGGTCAAATTCCAAATCCTGGTTTTTCTGAAGGCTATCAGACCTAAACAAAAGGGAGCCAGTATGTTGACTAATGCGTCTAATTATAAACAGAGTGCAGTGGTCAAATGAGTCTGATCAATGTGCTCTTACTTCCTGTTAAAGTCTACTTGAATAGAATGGTCAATGACGAGGTCAGCCGGACAAACAGGATTGATCTTCTCTGGGTCGCCTCCGAGTTTCATCACTGCATCACGCATGGCAGCAAAATCCACTACAGCAGGTACACCACTGCAAGGAGTGTTTAGACAGAGAAAAGTCAGTAACATTAGTTAGGCAATATCAACTGAAATTCATTAGTTTACAGAAGAGAAATTCAGCTACATCCAGTGTTTCATTTGATATAAATTGACTTAAAAATATTCAGGTACGAAATATTAGAGAAACTAAGAACATTTTGGATGAAAATAGATAAGACACACATACGTGAAGTCCTGGAGGATAACCCGGGCTGGCCTGAATGGTACTTCCACAGTTTGAGTCTGGGTCTGTTTCCAGTTGAGGATACTTTCGACATCAGAGCTCTTTACCAGGAACTCATCACAGTTCCTGACAGCAGACTCCAGAAGGACCCGGATGGAGAATGGCAGGCGGTCTAAGAAACACAAATAAGTTTTGTCCTAAAACTACGCTTACATACTGATAGAGTTTAATATCTGTATTTACTCAGTTTCTGCTGTTACCATATCGGGGATCTCCAAGTTTGGAGAGATTATAAAACTGATGATCTGGGTTCTTGGGGTCCAGAGGCTCAACTATATGCTGGAAAGGATTGTTCGCAGTCCCCGACATCCTCCTCTATTATCAGTACGATTCTGAAAGAAACAATACAATGACCTCTGTATATGCACATTAAAACTGCAAATAAATGTATTCATTGTCTCTTGACAAAGAATACAGGGGGATGACTGCAAGAATTAGCCAATCACTGATCCTTCCGTAGTCAGTGTGGAAATGGATTAGGTTTGGTCCGGATTGTGGGGCCAAGGGTCACTAAAGGCTTGTTACCCATTTTACAAACTGCTTGCATAACTAAAGCTCTTCTACAAACATGAAGAAATGCTAAACAGTGAAATGGGTTGCTACATGTTTAACAAGGTGCTCCTTGTAGAAAATTAACACTGATCTGATCAAGAATAAACACATCACAAGCATTTTCCTCCAGAAGCCTTATCTGTATAAAGGTTACCAGGTACAAAGACCATTTCACAAGGCCTACATATCCTGAATGTCCACATACCTGGCTGGTTCCATAAGGACTACGAGTGTGCTTGAGTGCAAAGTCAAATGATCAGGCTGTGACTGTGGTGCAACACGATCAGAACAAACGATCCCCAGGACTTTGAAGACTAACATGTGAAAATGCATTAACAAAAGATGCAGTGTGTCACATCACTGTTTTCATTGATTTGTCATTATCTCAACTTGTTCTTATATTGTAAGAAGTGATATAAACGggttaaagggtcatatttttatattatgtttattttttattaaaatatacgTTTGTCAACGTTAgattaaaaacaacaatgtaCTTACTTGCTTTCAAGCTTCTTTTATTTACTATGTAGCTCCTACTATAACTTGGCCTCTTGACGtcagctagttagcattagcaactTTTACGAACACTGCTTTATATCTGATACGTACGTCATGCATAAGGTCACagagggaaaagtgcaatattagAAACCCGACTAGTTCCCAGTCACATGTAATCGCTATATTAATTGGTATGAAGTCATACATTTTACAGTCTTAAGTTAAGAAAACTAGCTTACGGCTTAACCTGTGACATGAGTTTATTGGCTGCTAGCATTACCATTTGACAGCAGGAGGGAGAAAATAATACGCAACGTCACTTACGTCCTCTAAATGCAAGACTTACAATGTCTGAGGTTTAAACATGATATTAAACTGGTTTAAATGTACTTACTTCTGTGCAGCAGAGGAGACACCGCAGGGCACAACTGTGTTACATCCACACTGTCAGATGTCTACGCGCATACAAAACCCAGAATTCCGCCGGACAGGAGTAACAACATCTACACTTCCGGTAAGATGTTTTTTCAGAATAAAACCCTCAACAAAATAAAAGTTCATTTTTCTTGTAAATGAAATGGTCTGTGGTAgtatttagtgcaggggtgtcaaactcattttagttcaggggccacattcagcctaatatgatagaaagtgggccggaccagtaaaatagtataaatAGTAGTATAGTAACTTTtgagtgaataaagtaaaattctgtaatgaaaatgtttacatctacgaattgtactcgaacataacatgaagaaatatgaacaacctgaacattcttaggtaaaataagtgcaatgttaacaatattacaccttagtttatcatttatacatgtgaatcacaacttagagatcgcagtggatctacaaatacacaaaacatttaataacaggcagaatattatcacaattccacatacttctcttaagagatttcaggttattcacttttttttttttttttttcaaataaaagactcgtctgtaaatgtaaacgtttttatgtattttaactttttttacactaaaacaatgagaaaaatttacagttttcattatttataggttattattatagtattttactggactgatccactttagattgaattgacctaaaatgattgttaatatcttcagtgtcatttttgcttttcagacattcattccaggggccggactggaccctttgccgggccagatttggcccccgggccgcatgtttgacacctgtgatttagtggATTAAATTTTGAAGTATCTGTACTTTACATGATTATGTTTTTGCAACTTCTTACTTCTACATGTCAGACCCAAATATTGTTCTTTTTACGCTACTACATTTGTCTAACAACCTTTAGTTATCTTTCAGATGTCAAGTTATCTTCCCTTTTCTCTCTCCATATATGTTGATATTGAATTTTTGTGGTTAAATTTTAATTTATTCTATCGATAAAGAATATTCTGTGTTTAGAACCTTTCTGAATTAGCTGGAGATAAACGTCCAGTAGATGGTGCTGTTGTTAAAGGCATCATTGTTAAGTCGGTCACACATCAGTTATTCAAGAGCTGCAGGGTTTTGACCTTTTGCACAGATGGACGTTGAATGGCATATGCCTAAGGGTGTCAACATATTTAATTGAATCATAATTAATCTGTAGtttgtaattttaataatttaaagTAATTCAAATATAACTTAGCTCACGGGTGACTCACAAATTCAAACGAAGTTTACGACAGTTGGACCTTTTGGCAACTTTACACTTCCTcattaagtacaggaaaatatcaagaTGACCCTCATAGCATTCTTACAGGCTTTGTGCTCTGAAACATCCTTTGTAAATGTAGGGACACACATGAAATTAAGTATGGTGCAGGGCTATCCCTCACATTTTAGCAAAGGAGAAGGAGACTGTCCTAGCTCTACACTTCTCCCAATATTTGTTTCCAGTGAATTTCCAACTTTTTAAATTTTCATGAGTAAAAAATGAAAGCTGAACCCATGTTttactattttcttattttgcagGTTCCATCAAACTATAGGTTAGTTAAGATTCACACAATTGTTGGAGACATCAGTGAATATTAATATTAAATTGTTCTACTATTTGAAAATTACATAAttgtgaccaaaaataaaagaagtTGACAAACCAGCCAGGCCAAGTATTATGTCCCATTAATCTCAGTAGGTTAAATTTGCTTCCAAGGTGGTGCAAAGTACTTTCACAATGAACACTTTCCTGCAACGCTTtaaaatccagtggtgaaaatatTCAGATCCTTCACCACATTGTGAAAATACCCTACAACAAGTacaaattatacatttaaaacCTTACTTAAATCATTATATGAGTCAGCAAAACATACTTAAAGTAAGAATTATTCAGTTGTCCAGTACTTGATGCCTGTCAGTGTTTTGGATTTtatatcattatattattatcacTCATGCACTAAGGCAAGAATGGGATTTCAATCCTTTACTTGGTTGAAATGAAGcctattttgattttttttgttctgtatcagaacacatctactgaatATTAAGTGGAATTTAGAATTAATCAGATTTTCTTGATTAATTGACTTGAACTGACATGAGTGTCTACAGTATATGTTGGAAAATTTAGGCCTATTGACTATTTACAGGAGTAATAGTACTGTACAGCTGCTGTCTCTTGTCTTTTAAGAGTTGTCAAATGTCATTAACATGTTACAATAGGAGCGTAATGAATGTTTTTAATGGATTAATAGTGTCTCAACAGCCTGTATATGAATATACAGGAATGAATGAAGTGACTTTAACGCATTATAGACAGCAGGGACAGCATTATGTAAGTGCTTGTCCTTGCAAAAGTAAATGTACAAATGTGTGTGACGGTTTACAGAAACAAGGCAGGTGTGTGTTTGTCAATGTCAGTCCACACAGCAAGGTGACAGATTGACTGACAGCTCTGTCTGTTCCTCACATACATTTTTCCATTCAGCCGAGCAGCCTTCACTGTTCACAATGTGTGGTCTTGCAAgttaaacgcacacacacacacacacacacacacacacacacacacacactgacggcAGCCATGACTTCACTACAGTAAGAGGCTGGGTCCTGAAAGTGTGGTGTGATTGGTTCACTGAGATTCAACGTTTTCTTAAAGGAACATGTAGCTCTGGTACAGATAGTGacgaattaaaggaaaaaaactgaTACTGGATGGCAAAGCCTCCTTCCATAGTCTGCACAGTAGTGTGGTGGAAGAAATGCTTCGATTTTTTACTTACATAACAGATTGTGAGAAGAAAATACTGTTGAAAATGTGACACAGgtattattattagattataCTTAAAACTACAGGAAAAACAACACTGGaactgaaaatacacaccttctgTTTGCAACTTTAAtctctctgtccaaatcaaaagactaaatataagaGTAGATGATTTGTTCTCCCTGCTTTTGGTAAAGTCAAACTACCACACTTATGGAAGACTCCATGTTATTCTGTGTGTGAGTCAGAGCAGGTAAAGCAGAAGGGTTGCATTTGACAGATTCTTGAAAGTGATCGCTAATTAAAACTgccaaatgtgtctgaaaacacctgtaacAGATCAAAATATTGTATCACAGTATATATTTTCTATAAACAAAGTCAAAGTCATTATGGAGTTTTTGTGCAGTagcaccaaaacaaaacaacaacgaaCTGTTGGCTTTAAAGTATCAAAAGTACAAGAAATCTTCACCAGATCTAAGTTGGGATAGGCTCTGACCCCGCAACCCCCCAGAGGCTTCAATCTTAAAGTGCTTTTTgtagtgacttccaaattaattttctctatatttaacctttctgtaagtaatttatcacagtttattatagtattatcatttgcatttgccatttttcagtgaaaatcaggtattttcctgtatttaattgaccgatcatatagatgttcataaaagctttgagtaaattcaaaggttattatattagaaaagataacactgaagaagaagtgactttattggcaaaatatatcattaactgaacattaaaacaagcaGTTAAAtaatctacaaccactgtcatttgtcaaactgcatgggttttattggtgggTCAGTGTTGCAGatcactacagaacctctaaacctccaaatgggtcatatctgatgacactgAAAAGCTGGGAAAcgcctcagttatttacatgtatttataggatgaGTGGTTctaaaattattaaacattttagatctggtTGCCTGCGACTGTTTAGGACTTGAAGGGTTGAGCTTTTATAGAAGACTGAATGAATGTTTAAAGTACAGCTATGGAAACATCATCACATGTCTCTGTAATTAACACGATTAATGCACATGTGGAGAGTGTTAATATGGAGGATTTTATAAGAACACTTGATCTCATTACCATAATCCTAACAATAATCATAACCATAACACTGTGGAGCTGCTAATTAGAATGAACAGACCTCTCTGATCTACATAACGACCAAATCTTGATcactttgtttatttttgatttcACTATCACTATAACCAGAGGAAACTTACTTTGATTCTTAC comes from Sphaeramia orbicularis chromosome 18, fSphaOr1.1, whole genome shotgun sequence and encodes:
- the aco1 gene encoding cytoplasmic aconitate hydratase, which translates into the protein MSGTANNPFQHIVEPLDPKNPDHQFYNLSKLGDPRYDRLPFSIRVLLESAVRNCDEFLVKSSDVESILNWKQTQTQTVEVPFRPARVILQDFTGVPAVVDFAAMRDAVMKLGGDPEKINPVCPADLVIDHSIQVDFNRKSDSLQKNQDLEFDRNRERFQFLKWGSKAFRNMRIIPPGSGIVHQVNLEYLARVVFKHDGFFYPDSLVGTDSHTTMIDGLGVLGWGVGGIEAEAVMLGQPISMVLPEVVGYKLYGTPDKLITSTDIVLTVTKHLRQVGVVGKFVEFFGPGVAQLSIADRATIANMCPEYGATAAFFPVDEVSIQYLEQTGREAEKLAYITKYLKSVSMFRDYNEVSQDPDFTQVVELDLSNVVPCCSGPKRPQDRIPVSEMKKDFETCLGAKQGFKGFQVAPERHSTVVPFEFNGNNYQLSHGSVVIAAITSCTNTSNPSVMLGAGLLAKKAIECGLNVKPYIKTSLSPGSGVVTYYLKESGVMDYLSQLGFEVVGYGCMTCIGNSGPLPEPVVEAITQGDLVAAGILSGNRNFEGRVHPNTRANYLASPPLVIAYAIAGTVRIDFETEPIAINSEGKEIFLRDIWPTREEIQAVERTFVIPSMFKEVYEKIEKVNERWNSLVAPSDKLYTWDTNSTYIKSPPFFEGLTRELLPPKSIINAYVLLNFGDSVTTDHISPAGNIARNSPAARYLTSRGLTPRDFNSYGSRRGNDAVMARGTFANIRLFNKFLNKQAPQTVHLPTGETLDVFDAAERYRQSGLPLLVLAGKEYGSGSSRDWAAKGPFLLGIKAVLAESYERIHRSNLVGMGVIPLEYLPGDTADSLGLSGRERYTIVIPEKLTPRMKVDIKLDTGKTFQVLMRFDTDVELAYFHHGGILNYMIRKMSEN